GACATGCTCGGCGCACCGGTGTCGTTCGATGCCGCACACAACCGCATCGTGCTGCGTTCCGCGCACTTCGACACGCCGTTCGAGCGCTACAACGCGCCGCTCGCCGGCATCCAGCGCCATGCGGCCGACGCCGCACGCGAACGTGTGCGCGTACGCTCGACGTTCGGCTCGTCGGTCGAGCAATGCGTACGCGACTGGCTGCGCACCGCCGACGAAACCGATGCACCGACCGACACGCTGATGCAGCACGTATGCACGCGCTTCGCGATGTCGCGCTGGACGCTGCGCCGGCGGCTGCATCGCGAGGCGGTCGGGTTCCATGCGCTCGTCGCGCAGGCGCGGCTCGGCGAGGCACGCGACCTGCTGCTGAATACGCAACTGCCGATCGGCGAGATCGGCGTGCGCGTCGGCTTCCGTTCGACGAGCGCGTTCACGCGCTTCTTCACGCGCGAACTCGGTGCGGCACCGAGCCGTTTCCGCGACGGGCACGGCGATCGATGGCGTTGACGCGCGCCTTTTCTGAGACACTGGCGGCTTCGCATCCCGCCGCCCTGCCATGTCCTGGTTTCTGTATCTGATCGAATGCGCCGACGACAGCGTCTACACGGGCATCACGACCGACGTCGCCGCGCGCTTCGACGAGCACGCGTCCGGCAAGGGCGCGCGCTACACGCGCTCGCGCAAGCCGCGCGCGGTGCTCGCGTCGTTTCCGCTGCCCGACCGGTCGATCGCATCGCGGGCCGAGTACTGGGTGAAGCGGCTCACCGCCGCGCAGAAACGCGAGCTGGCGGCCGGGATTCGGACGCTCGAATCGGTGTTGCCGGCCGGGATGTCGATCGACGGGAACGTCGATGCGGCCGGGTTGAAGGCCGGTACGCGCGGGCGGAAGAAGGCAAAGGAGAACGCGCAGTCTGCCGACAGCGCGACGCAGGCCGCTGAAACGGACAAGCCCCTCAAGAAAGCCGCGAAGGCCGGAAAAGCATCGGCGCCCGCAAAGACCGCGAAACGCGGGCAAGCCGCGCAGGCGCCCACGAAGGCAAAGACCACGCCCGCCACGAAGCGTGCGAAGAACGACGGCGCTGCCGAATTGAAAACGACCGCGTCGCGTGGCAGGCCGGTCACGAAGACCACGAAGGCCACAAGAGCCGCACCGAAGCAGAAAGCGCCGGCACCCGGCGGCAAGTCCGCCACAAAGCCGCGCACCGACGTCGCTTCCGCACCGGCGCGCCGACGTGCATCGCCAACAAAAGCCACCACCGACGCAGTCGAAACCCCGGCGACTCCCGTCCCCGCCACCCGCCGCGCAACGAGCGCGAAACGTGCGGGGAGCGCTCCGAACGCCACCGCGCTGCCTGCGCCGACCTCCGCCCGCGCACGAAAGAAGACCACCCCGCGCACAAAACAAAACCGCGCGGCCTCCTGAGGAGACACGCGCGGTTTGCGTTCGGTACGAACCGGCCGTCGGCCGGTACGCCGCTTACTTCTTGTAGTTCGCTGCGCCGTCGGTGATTTCCTTGTGCGCGGCTTCGATGCCGGCCCAGCCTTCGACCTTCACCCACTTGCCCTTCTCAAGCGCCTTGTATTGCTCGAAGAAGTGCTTGATCTGGTCCTTCAGGTACTCGGGCACGTCGTCGATCGACTTCAGGTTCGCCGTCATCGGGCAGACCTTGTCGTGCGGCACGGCAACCAGCTTCGCGTCGACGCCCGACTCGTCGGTCATCTGCAGCATGCCGAGCACGCGCGAACGCACGATCGAGCCGGCCAGCAGCGGGAACGGCGTGATCACCAGCACGTCGACCGGATCGCCGTCGCCCGACAGCGTCTGCGGGATGTAGCCGTAGTTCACCGGATAGCGCATGCCCGTGCCGATGAAGCGGTCGACGACGAGAAGGCCCAGTTCCTTGTCCGCCTCGTACTTCACCGGGTCGCTTTGCGCGGGAATCTCGATGATCACGTTGAAATCTTGCGGCAGGTCCTTGCCGGCCGGAACATGATTGAAGCTCATGAGCACTCTCTGTAGGTCGATGGGAATTCGGGACAGGGCGCCGCGGCCGATGCACCGGCGCGGGCGTCCCCCAAGGGAATGCGCCATTATAGCCAATCGACCGGTGGCGTCCGGATGACGATCGGCGCGATAATCGTTCCGGATGGGTCGGCTGTCGAACCACCGGCCGCGTTGCATGGAATCGGCGTCGGCGCTGAAGCGCCAACCCGGGTACACGGGAGCAGGCATGGAAGAGGCGAAGCACTTCATCGCGGGCGAATGGACGTTGCCCGCGCAACTGGAAACCATCGCGGTCGTCGATCCTTCCGACGGCCAGCCGTTCGCGACGATCGCGCGCGGCACCGCGCCCGACATCGAGCGCGCGGTCGCCGCGGCCCGCGACGCGTTCGCGGGCCCGTGGGGCGCCAAAAGCGCCGCCGAGCGCGGCCGCGTGCTGATGCGGCTGTCGGCGCGCGTGACCGATTCGATCGAGGAACTCGCCGCGATCGAGGCGCGCGACACCGGCAAGCCGCTGAAGCAGGCGCGCGCCGACGCGGCCGCGCTCGCGCGCTACTTCGAGTTCTACGCGGGCGCCGCCGACAAGCTGCACGGCGAAACCCTCCCCTACCAGGCCGGCTACACGGTGCTGACGGTGCGCGAGCCGCACGGCGTCACGGGCCACATCGTGCCGTGGAACTACCCGATGCAGATCTTCGGGCGCAGCGTCGGCGCGGCGCTCGCGGCCGGCAACGCCTGCGTCGTCAAGCCGGCCGAGGATGCGTGCCTGTCCGTGCTGCGCGTCGCCGAACTCGCCGCCGAAGCCGGGCTGCCGGCCGGCGCGCTCAACATCGTCACCGGCTACGGCCATGAAGCCGGTGCCGCGCTCGCGCGCCATCCGGGCATCGACCACATCTCGTTTACGGGGTCACCGGCCACCGGCAAGCTGGTCGCGCAGATGGCAGCCGAGAACCACGTGCCCGTCACGCTCGAACTCGGAGGCAAGTCGCCGCAGATCGTGTTCGCCGATGCCGATCTCGAAGCGGCGCTGCCCGTGCTCGTGTCGGCGATCGTGCAGAACGGCGGGCAGACCTGCTCGGCCGGCAGCCGCGTGCTGATCGAGCGCGCGGTGTACGAGCCGCTCGTCGAGCGCCTCGCCACCGCGTTCAACGGGCTGCGCGTCGGCCCGAGTCGCGCCGATCTCGACTGCGGCCCGCTGATCAACGCAAAGCAGCAACAGCGCGTGTGGGATTTCCTGTCCGACGCGCAGCACGACGGCATTCCGATGGCCGCGCACGGTCAGGTCGTCGCCGATGCCCCCGAAAGCGGCTTCTACCAGGCGCCCGCGCTGTTGCGCGACGTGCCGCCGTCGCACCGCCTCGCGCAGGAGGAAGTGTTTGGCCCCGTGCTCGCCGCGATGCGTTTCGTCGACGAAGACGAAGCCGTCGCGCTGGCGAACGGCACGCCGTACGGCCTCGTCGCGGGCATCTGGACGCGCGACGGCGCGCGCCAGATGCGGCTCGCACGACGCCTGCGCGCGGGCCAGGTGTTCATCAACAACTATGGCGCGGGCGGCGGCGTCGAGCTGCCGTTCGGCGGCGTCGGCCACTCGGGCCACGGCCGCGAAAAAGGCTTCGAGGCACTGTACGGCTTCACCGCGCTGAAGACGATCGCGATCCGCCACGGCTGAACGCGCGGCACGCGACACGCGGCCGGCAGCGCCCGGCCGCCGATCGATGCACGACGACTCTCATCACCAGCACAGGAGACACACCATGCGGTTGAGCGGCAAGACGGCCATCGTCACGGGCGGCGGCTCGGGTTTCGGCGAAGGCATCGCGAAGACGTATGCGCGCGAAGGCGCGAACGTCGTCGTCAACGATCTGAACGGTGCGGCGGCCGAGCGCGTCGCAAGCGAGATCGCGCTCGCGGGCGGCAAGGCGATCGCGGTGGCCGGCGACGTGTCGAAGCAGGACGACTGGCATGCGCTGCTGCAGGCCACGCTCGACGATTTCCACTCGGTGCAGATCGTCGTGAACAACGCGGGCACCACGCACCGCAACAAACCCGTACTCGACGTGACGGAAGCCGAGTTCGACCGCGTGTACGCGGTCAACATGAAGAGCCTGTTCTGGTGCGTGCAGACCTTCGTGCCGTATTTCCGCGAACAGGGCGGCGGCGTGTTCGTGAATGTCGCGTCGACGGCCGGCGTGCGGCCGCGCCCGGGCCTCGTCTGGTACAACAGTACGAAGGGCGCGATGATCACCGCGAGCAAGTCGCTCGCGGCCGAGCTCGGCGCCGACCGCATCCGCGTGAACTGCATCAATCCCGTGCTCGGCGAGACGGCGCTGATGACCGAGTTCATGGGCTGCGAGGACACGCCCGAGAACCGCCGCCGCTTCCTCGCGACGATCCCGCTCGGCCGCTTCTCGACGCCGCAGGACATCGCGAACGCGGCGCTTTATCTTGCATCCGACGAAGCCGAATTCATCACCGGCGTCTGCCTCGAAGTCGACGGCGGGCGCTGCATCTAGCGGTATCCCCGTTGCCGCGACGTGCCGCGGCCGGCAACCGCAACGACACACGCGCATTGCTTTGCACGACACCGGACAAGGCGCCGATACGCCTTGTCCAGCCAACTACAAGGACAGCGGTGCATGGGATCCAAGTAACCGCTAAAGCGCTAACTTCGATCGACAGGAGACAACATGGC
The DNA window shown above is from Burkholderia cepacia and carries:
- a CDS encoding GIY-YIG nuclease family protein, with protein sequence MSWFLYLIECADDSVYTGITTDVAARFDEHASGKGARYTRSRKPRAVLASFPLPDRSIASRAEYWVKRLTAAQKRELAAGIRTLESVLPAGMSIDGNVDAAGLKAGTRGRKKAKENAQSADSATQAAETDKPLKKAAKAGKASAPAKTAKRGQAAQAPTKAKTTPATKRAKNDGAAELKTTASRGRPVTKTTKATRAAPKQKAPAPGGKSATKPRTDVASAPARRRASPTKATTDAVETPATPVPATRRATSAKRAGSAPNATALPAPTSARARKKTTPRTKQNRAAS
- the ppa gene encoding inorganic diphosphatase, which encodes MSFNHVPAGKDLPQDFNVIIEIPAQSDPVKYEADKELGLLVVDRFIGTGMRYPVNYGYIPQTLSGDGDPVDVLVITPFPLLAGSIVRSRVLGMLQMTDESGVDAKLVAVPHDKVCPMTANLKSIDDVPEYLKDQIKHFFEQYKALEKGKWVKVEGWAGIEAAHKEITDGAANYKK
- a CDS encoding aldehyde dehydrogenase family protein; translation: MEEAKHFIAGEWTLPAQLETIAVVDPSDGQPFATIARGTAPDIERAVAAARDAFAGPWGAKSAAERGRVLMRLSARVTDSIEELAAIEARDTGKPLKQARADAAALARYFEFYAGAADKLHGETLPYQAGYTVLTVREPHGVTGHIVPWNYPMQIFGRSVGAALAAGNACVVKPAEDACLSVLRVAELAAEAGLPAGALNIVTGYGHEAGAALARHPGIDHISFTGSPATGKLVAQMAAENHVPVTLELGGKSPQIVFADADLEAALPVLVSAIVQNGGQTCSAGSRVLIERAVYEPLVERLATAFNGLRVGPSRADLDCGPLINAKQQQRVWDFLSDAQHDGIPMAAHGQVVADAPESGFYQAPALLRDVPPSHRLAQEEVFGPVLAAMRFVDEDEAVALANGTPYGLVAGIWTRDGARQMRLARRLRAGQVFINNYGAGGGVELPFGGVGHSGHGREKGFEALYGFTALKTIAIRHG
- a CDS encoding SDR family oxidoreductase yields the protein MRLSGKTAIVTGGGSGFGEGIAKTYAREGANVVVNDLNGAAAERVASEIALAGGKAIAVAGDVSKQDDWHALLQATLDDFHSVQIVVNNAGTTHRNKPVLDVTEAEFDRVYAVNMKSLFWCVQTFVPYFREQGGGVFVNVASTAGVRPRPGLVWYNSTKGAMITASKSLAAELGADRIRVNCINPVLGETALMTEFMGCEDTPENRRRFLATIPLGRFSTPQDIANAALYLASDEAEFITGVCLEVDGGRCI